Proteins from one Salinispora arenicola genomic window:
- the thiO gene encoding glycine oxidase ThiO produces MLTGAPGAAPKFGRNPQHGPDVAVVGAGPIGLAIAWRCAARGLRVVVYDPAPGSGAAHAAAGMLAPVAEAYFGEHELTGLLTESAARWPAFAAELAAASGTDTGYRGEGTLMVGLTADDLAVARRLWAYQQGLGLPVTPLRPSELRDREPALSPRTRGGAYAGTDHQVDPRRLVAALRTATERAGGTLVPAPVHRLADLTAGITVVAAGCGAAALTGLPVRPVKGQVLRLRAPGAPGFRHVIRGFADGEQVYLVPREDGEVVVGATSEERTDTTVTSGAVLRLLRAATDLVPEVAEYELIEALAGLRPGTPDNAPILGPLPGRPAVLAATGHHRHGIVLTPVTADLIADLIVTGTPDPLLAPFTPERLGPAASSQPVTAAAARGPAGARPTTQEESWN; encoded by the coding sequence GTGCTGACCGGTGCACCCGGTGCAGCCCCGAAGTTCGGTCGGAACCCGCAGCACGGGCCTGACGTGGCGGTGGTGGGGGCGGGGCCGATCGGGCTGGCGATCGCCTGGCGATGCGCAGCGCGCGGGCTGCGGGTCGTGGTGTACGATCCGGCCCCTGGTTCGGGCGCGGCGCACGCCGCCGCGGGGATGCTCGCGCCGGTCGCCGAGGCGTACTTCGGCGAGCACGAGCTGACCGGCCTGCTCACCGAGTCGGCGGCCCGCTGGCCGGCGTTCGCTGCCGAGTTGGCCGCCGCATCCGGCACCGATACGGGCTACCGCGGTGAGGGCACGTTGATGGTCGGGCTCACCGCCGACGATCTCGCCGTGGCCCGCCGGTTGTGGGCCTACCAACAGGGGCTGGGGTTGCCAGTTACCCCGCTGCGTCCCTCCGAACTACGAGACCGTGAGCCGGCGCTGTCACCCCGCACGCGTGGTGGCGCCTACGCCGGTACCGATCACCAGGTGGACCCGCGTCGGCTGGTGGCGGCACTGCGTACCGCCACCGAGCGGGCCGGGGGGACGCTGGTGCCGGCCCCGGTCCACCGGTTGGCCGACCTGACCGCGGGAATCACGGTGGTCGCCGCCGGCTGTGGCGCCGCCGCGCTGACCGGGCTGCCGGTACGCCCGGTGAAGGGTCAGGTGCTTCGGCTCCGCGCCCCCGGTGCGCCGGGCTTCCGGCACGTGATCCGGGGATTCGCCGACGGCGAGCAGGTATATCTGGTTCCCCGGGAGGACGGGGAGGTCGTGGTCGGGGCGACCTCGGAGGAGCGCACTGACACCACGGTGACCAGTGGTGCGGTGCTGCGGTTGCTCCGGGCCGCCACCGACCTGGTGCCCGAGGTGGCCGAGTACGAGCTGATCGAGGCACTCGCCGGGCTGCGTCCGGGTACCCCCGACAACGCGCCGATCCTCGGCCCGCTGCCCGGGCGGCCGGCGGTACTCGCCGCGACCGGGCACCACCGGCACGGGATCGTGCTCACCCCGGTCACCGCCGACCTGATTGCCGACCTGATCGTCACCGGTACGCCAGACCCGCTGCTCGCCCCGTTCACGCCGGAGCGCCTCGGGCCGGCCGCGTCCAGCCAGCCAGTCACCGCCGCCGCGGCCCGCGGACCCGCCGGGGCCCGTCCGACCACACAGGAGGAATCGTGGAACTGA
- the thiS gene encoding sulfur carrier protein ThiS: MELTVNGAGHSLPGGSTLADLVGAVTDQERGLAVAVNGEVVPRGGWQVTVLRDGDRVEVLSAAQGG, encoded by the coding sequence GTGGAACTGACGGTGAACGGTGCCGGGCACAGCCTTCCCGGTGGGTCGACCCTCGCGGACCTGGTCGGTGCGGTTACCGACCAGGAGCGTGGCCTGGCTGTCGCGGTCAACGGCGAGGTCGTGCCGCGCGGTGGCTGGCAGGTGACCGTGCTGCGCGACGGTGACCGGGTCGAGGTGCTCAGCGCCGCGCAGGGCGGGTGA
- a CDS encoding thiazole synthase, whose amino-acid sequence MSGVSFELGGVSISSRLVLGTGGAANLHVLEQAIRAAGTGLVTVALRRVDSTPGGSGGLLDLIDRCGVRLLPNTAGCYTAGEAVKVAHLAREAFDTDWVKLEVIGDERTLLPDGVELLRAAEELVADGFTVLPYTSDDPILARRLADVGCAAVMPAGSPIGSGLGVSNPHHIRLIRQCVDVPVILDAGIGTASDAALAMELGCDAVLLASAVTRAADPVAMATAMRYAVEAGRLAYRAGRIPRRFHALASTPDDGRPEL is encoded by the coding sequence GTGAGCGGGGTGAGCTTCGAACTGGGCGGCGTGTCGATCTCGTCACGCCTGGTCCTCGGCACCGGTGGGGCAGCCAACCTGCACGTCCTCGAGCAGGCGATCCGGGCCGCTGGCACCGGTCTGGTCACCGTGGCGCTGCGCCGGGTGGACAGCACCCCGGGCGGGTCGGGCGGCCTACTGGACCTGATCGACCGCTGCGGTGTTCGGCTGCTGCCGAACACCGCCGGCTGCTACACCGCCGGCGAAGCGGTGAAGGTAGCCCACCTGGCCCGGGAGGCGTTCGACACCGACTGGGTGAAGCTGGAGGTGATCGGCGACGAGCGCACCCTGCTGCCCGACGGGGTGGAACTGCTGCGGGCTGCGGAGGAACTGGTCGCCGACGGGTTCACCGTGCTGCCGTACACCTCGGACGACCCGATCCTGGCCCGTCGGCTCGCCGACGTCGGCTGTGCTGCGGTGATGCCCGCGGGCTCACCGATCGGATCTGGCCTCGGGGTATCCAACCCGCACCACATCCGGCTCATCCGGCAGTGCGTGGACGTGCCGGTGATCCTGGATGCTGGGATCGGCACCGCCTCCGACGCGGCGCTCGCGATGGAACTGGGCTGCGACGCGGTGCTGCTGGCCAGCGCGGTGACCCGGGCCGCGGATCCGGTGGCGATGGCTACGGCGATGCGGTACGCGGTCGAGGCGGGCCGCCTCGCCTACCGCGCCGGTCGGATCCCGCGCCGCTTCCACGCCCTCGCGTCCACCCCCGACGACGGGCGGCCGGAGCTGTGA
- a CDS encoding thiamine phosphate synthase, translating into MTGPTGLVVLTDRRAVRRPLVEVVADAVAGGARWVVLREKDLPRAERAALACDLRAVLEPVGGTLVVAGPDPLGGSAVHLPAAGPYPPPRRGLVGRSCHDEAELGRLTVEDYAVLSPVYPTSTKPGYGPPLRPARLAALIRISPVPVLALGGIETAEQVRECVTAGAAGVVVLGAIMRAESPRAAAAALQGAFDRATVGLASDEPAGLAPTGGSPDLGPDACTRADPIALSGGRT; encoded by the coding sequence GTGACCGGGCCGACCGGCCTGGTGGTGCTCACCGACCGTCGAGCGGTGCGGCGCCCACTCGTCGAGGTTGTCGCCGATGCCGTTGCCGGCGGTGCGCGCTGGGTGGTGCTGCGGGAGAAGGACCTACCACGGGCCGAGCGCGCTGCCCTTGCCTGCGACCTGCGTGCGGTCCTCGAGCCGGTCGGTGGCACCCTGGTCGTCGCCGGCCCGGATCCGCTCGGCGGAAGCGCCGTGCACCTGCCGGCCGCCGGTCCGTATCCGCCGCCGCGGCGTGGCCTGGTCGGCCGTTCCTGCCACGACGAGGCTGAGTTGGGCCGACTCACCGTCGAGGACTACGCCGTTCTGTCCCCCGTCTACCCGACGTCGACCAAACCCGGCTACGGCCCACCGTTGCGCCCGGCCCGGCTGGCCGCGTTGATCAGGATCAGTCCGGTCCCGGTCTTGGCCCTGGGCGGCATCGAAACCGCCGAACAGGTGCGCGAGTGCGTGACGGCGGGGGCGGCTGGGGTGGTGGTGCTGGGTGCGATCATGCGTGCCGAGAGTCCGCGCGCGGCAGCCGCCGCGCTCCAGGGAGCCTTCGACCGGGCCACCGTCGGGCTGGCTTCCGACGAACCCGCCGGACTCGCACCTACAGGCGGGTCGCCCGACCTGGGCCCCGACGCCTGCACCAGGGCGGACCCGATCGCCTTGAGTGGGGGAAGGACGTGA
- the thiD gene encoding bifunctional hydroxymethylpyrimidine kinase/phosphomethylpyrimidine kinase yields MTPRTVLTIAGSDSGGGAGIQADLKVFAALGAYGTSVVTAVTAQNTRGVDAVLSLPPRTVTDQLDSVLTDFAVRAVKTGMLGSPAVADAVVEAARDDRLPHLVVDPVLVATSGHALGAVATVERLLPFARVATPNCAEAAALTGGRVDTVEEMVVAAAALSAGGPDYVVVTGGDMDAETAVDVLHGDGGTTLFRAPRVSTRHNHGTGCSFSAAVTVRLALGDSVPAAVAAAKKYVTGALLGARDWELGAGRGPLDHFSWSA; encoded by the coding sequence GTGACGCCACGTACGGTCCTCACCATCGCCGGGTCGGATTCCGGCGGCGGCGCCGGAATCCAGGCCGATCTCAAGGTCTTCGCGGCGCTGGGAGCCTACGGCACCAGTGTCGTCACCGCCGTCACCGCCCAGAACACCCGGGGTGTCGACGCCGTCCTGTCGCTGCCCCCACGGACGGTGACCGACCAACTGGACAGCGTGCTCACCGACTTCGCGGTGCGCGCGGTGAAGACCGGCATGCTCGGTAGCCCGGCGGTCGCGGACGCGGTCGTCGAGGCGGCGAGGGACGACCGGCTGCCGCACCTTGTTGTCGACCCGGTGCTGGTCGCCACCAGCGGGCACGCGTTGGGCGCGGTGGCGACCGTGGAGCGGTTGCTGCCGTTTGCCCGGGTGGCGACGCCGAACTGTGCGGAGGCCGCGGCCCTCACCGGGGGCCGGGTCGACACGGTCGAGGAGATGGTCGTCGCCGCGGCGGCGCTCAGCGCGGGCGGACCGGACTACGTCGTGGTCACCGGTGGGGACATGGACGCGGAAACGGCGGTCGACGTGCTCCATGGCGACGGCGGCACCACCCTGTTCCGCGCTCCGCGGGTGTCGACCCGGCACAACCACGGGACCGGGTGCTCGTTCTCGGCGGCCGTCACCGTCCGGCTCGCACTCGGCGACTCGGTGCCGGCGGCCGTCGCGGCGGCCAAGAAATACGTGACCGGGGCGCTGCTCGGCGCTCGGGATTGGGAGTTGGGCGCGGGACGCGGTCCGCTCGATCACTTCAGCTGGTCCGCCTGA
- the thiC gene encoding phosphomethylpyrimidine synthase ThiC has protein sequence MQKRRKVYVEGSRPDIQVPFAEIDLTGDNPPVRLYDTSGPGSDPEAGLPPLRGRWIASREDVAPVRGAGTPLAGVDGRRPTQLAYARAGVVTPEMEFVAIREGLAPDLVREEIAAGRAVLPLNVNHPECEPAIIGKAFLVKINANIGTSAVTSSVAEEVEKLTWATRWGADAVMDLSTGKRIHETREAVVRNSPVPIGTVPIYQALEKVGGDPAKLSWEVFRETVIEQAEQGVDYMTVHAGVLLSYVPLAVERVTGIVSRGGSIMAAWCLAHHEENFLYTNFRELCEILARYDVTFSLGDGLRPGSIADANDEAQFAELRTLGELTKVAWEHDVQVMIEGPGHVPMHKIKENVDLQQEWCHEAPFYTLGPLTTDIAPAYDHITSAIGAAIIGMFGTAMLCYVTPKEHLGLPDRDDVKAGVIAYKIAAHAADLAKGHPGAQAWDDALSKARFEFRWEDQFNLALDPETARAYHDATLPAEPAKTAHFCSMCGPKFCSMKITQELKEYAARGMKDKSEEFVASGGRVYLPLA, from the coding sequence ATGCAGAAACGCCGCAAGGTCTATGTCGAGGGGTCGCGGCCGGATATCCAGGTGCCGTTCGCCGAGATCGACCTGACCGGTGACAACCCGCCGGTCCGGCTCTACGACACGTCGGGGCCGGGTTCCGATCCGGAGGCGGGGCTGCCGCCGTTGCGTGGCCGGTGGATTGCGTCCCGTGAGGACGTTGCTCCGGTGCGCGGTGCCGGTACGCCGTTGGCGGGGGTGGACGGCAGGCGGCCGACCCAGCTCGCGTACGCCCGTGCGGGTGTGGTGACGCCGGAGATGGAGTTCGTGGCGATCCGGGAAGGACTGGCGCCGGACCTGGTTCGGGAGGAGATCGCGGCCGGTCGAGCCGTGCTGCCGCTGAACGTCAACCACCCGGAGTGTGAGCCGGCGATCATCGGCAAGGCGTTCCTGGTGAAGATCAATGCGAACATCGGTACGTCGGCGGTCACGTCGTCGGTCGCCGAGGAGGTGGAGAAGCTGACCTGGGCGACCCGGTGGGGCGCGGACGCGGTGATGGACCTGTCGACCGGCAAGCGGATTCACGAGACGCGCGAGGCGGTCGTGCGGAACTCGCCGGTGCCGATCGGTACCGTACCGATCTACCAGGCGTTGGAGAAGGTCGGCGGTGATCCAGCAAAGCTGAGCTGGGAGGTTTTCCGGGAGACCGTCATCGAGCAGGCCGAGCAGGGCGTCGACTACATGACGGTGCACGCCGGAGTGCTGCTGTCGTACGTGCCGCTCGCCGTCGAGCGGGTGACGGGGATCGTTTCCCGGGGCGGTTCGATCATGGCAGCGTGGTGCCTGGCCCACCACGAGGAGAACTTCCTCTACACGAACTTCCGGGAGCTGTGCGAGATCCTGGCTCGATACGACGTGACGTTTTCGCTCGGCGACGGGCTGCGTCCCGGCTCGATCGCGGACGCCAACGACGAGGCGCAGTTCGCCGAGTTGCGGACTCTCGGCGAGCTGACGAAGGTCGCCTGGGAACACGACGTCCAGGTGATGATCGAGGGCCCCGGGCACGTGCCGATGCACAAGATCAAGGAAAATGTTGACCTCCAGCAGGAGTGGTGCCACGAGGCGCCGTTCTATACGCTCGGCCCGCTGACCACGGACATCGCGCCCGCATACGACCACATCACCTCGGCCATCGGTGCGGCCATCATCGGAATGTTCGGAACGGCGATGCTCTGCTACGTCACTCCGAAGGAGCACCTCGGGTTGCCGGATCGGGACGATGTGAAGGCCGGCGTCATCGCGTACAAGATTGCCGCGCACGCCGCGGACCTGGCCAAGGGACACCCGGGGGCGCAGGCGTGGGACGATGCGCTCTCCAAGGCGCGGTTCGAGTTCCGCTGGGAGGACCAGTTCAACCTCGCGTTGGACCCGGAGACGGCCCGCGCGTACCACGACGCCACGTTGCCCGCTGAGCCGGCGAAGACGGCCCACTTCTGTTCGATGTGCGGCCCGAAGTTCTGCTCCATGAAGATCACCCAGGAACTCAAGGAGTACGCGGCGCGCGGCATGAAGGACAAGTCGGAGGAGTTCGTCGCTTCCGGTGGTCGCGTCTACCTACCGCTGGCCTGA